A region of the Montipora foliosa isolate CH-2021 chromosome 8, ASM3666993v2, whole genome shotgun sequence genome:
gcaacGAATCTAAAAGAATGGACAGTGGAAGACGTTGCAAGAGAAATAGAGAAGAAATTTGACAAGGATACAGCGAAGAAGTTTGAAGGTAAGATCGATACAGAGGCGAAACTTCTTCTTATCGTCTCTGTTTCCCCGACCGAAGCGTTAACGGTATAAAATAGCCACGTTTCAAAGGACTTTCTGTTGTTTATTGATGAGTCTTTCGAAACCTATGATTATAAACAGTTTATCAGGTTATATGAACAAAGTTCAAAGAAAACGAACCACAGATTTTACATACCCGATGGCCTCAGATGTCGACTTCGGGAGGAAGCTTGCCGTACTAATGTTATTAATGGTGATTAACCTAATTAAGTAGCTATGACGTATCTAATTTCGTCACGGCCGAAACACTCTCCGCCTCCCGAAGGTATTGACCTAATTCTTAATTTACATTTCGTAAGTTAGTTTCATTTAATGTCCTTTGAATCTTCATCATCGTGGAAAGGAACCAGCACAATTAGACGCTGTACAGGTCGCTCGATTGTTGAATATCCTCGACCCTTGTATAGACCAACTTTTTCATTCGGCGCTGGATTCTTGTACTGAATTGTAACTTTTCTGATCTTGCCATCTTTTCCGGGGTTAGCTGCTATGACGCGTCCGAGCTTCCATTTCCCCCTTATCTGGTTACTGTCTTGAATTAACACGATATCGCCGACCATGACATCACGTTTACAAGTATGCCATTTCTGGCATACGAGCAAGCTTGGGAAATAGTCTCGTGTCCATCTGCTCCAGAATGCATCAACAACGTTTTGTATGAAGTAAAAGCGCTTTCTGGGGTCTGCGCTTTCATTAAATGGCCCGTTAGGAACCTTTGTTGAAGAACGTCCTAACAAGATGTCATTCGGGCAGAGATATGCTCCGTCTTCAGGTGAAGTTGGATGACGACCGATCGGCCTCTCGTTGACTAAATTAGATACTTCGTAAAGGACTGTTTGAAGTTCTGGAAATGTCATAACACTCTGTCCGATCGCTGTAGTAATAGCTCGCCTTATCGATTTTATAAGGGCTTCTGATATTCCGTTCTGCCATGGTGCGTCCGCGGATGCGAATTCCCACTTTAATCCTTTGTTCACTCCAAATGTTTCGAGTTCTTTTAAGTTCCATTTCTTCGTCATATTCTGGAGTTCTTCACTAGCTGCTACCAACTGCGGACCGTTATCAGAGTATAGCTTTGCAGGATATCCTCTGATGGATGTAAACCGTCTCAGCGCAAGTAGAAATGCCTCTGTACTGTAATCGCCTACCAAGTCAATATGAACTGCTCTTGTGCTCATACAGTTGAACAATACCCCATAACACATCGCTTCTTTACCTGGTCTCTTATTTTAAACGGTCCGAAAAGGTCGATGGCTGTACTATGCCAGGGTGGTGAGGGCATAAGTCTCTCTTCTGGAAGCTGTCCCATGACCTGTTTGTTGAGGTTTTCGTCCAGTTTCTTGCAAGTGACGCAGTTGTATCTAATGGACTTTACTATGTTATGAATCTGAGGAATCCAGAATCGTAATCGAATTTTGCTTACGGTCGTCGACACGCCATGGTGACCTTTTCGATGTATGTGTTCCGCATAAAGCTTAGAGAAACGATGCTCACGAGGaatgaggatcacttctctcttatCGTAGCTCAAGTGCACCCATTTGCCGGTGCGATGACCAACCACTATTACTCCATCTTCTCTGCGCTTTGGACACAAACGCTTATATTTAGATTTTTTGACGTTTGTAAGCATTTTTCTTTGCGCATCAATGATCCAAAACCTTTCTGCTTTAGAAATATCGTCCGGCGTCAGGGTCTTTGTCGCATTCTTCAGACTAACTGGTTCTCTTGCGTACATGGCTAATACACGTGCTGTTACTCTTAACAGTTTGTTGTAACTTGAATGTCTGTTTATATCAATTCTTCTCGCGAGCGAGTCCTGTTCTGCAGCAAGTGTTGTTAATGCCGTTTTCATTGGTAACTCTGGGTGATGGACTACTTTACTTATTGGCCATTCTGATTCCGGGAGTTGTAGAAATCTAGGTCCCTTTTGCCAGTCGCTTTCGCTTTTGATATCGCTTGGTCGCTTACCTCGTGTTATCCAATCGGCGATGTTTTTATCACTCTCGACCCAATACCAGTCTTGGGGATTGGTACCTTCCTGTATCTCTCCGATGCGAGTAGCGGCGAATGTATTGTAGCCGTAAGATTCCTTTTGGATCATCCCGTGCACTATTTGAGAATCGACTATATGGTAGTATTTCGCAAACTTGTAGCGGGATTCTTTGTCCAGAAAGTTTTTAAGCCTTTTGCTTAAGACTGCCGCGCAAAGTTCAATTCGATCGATCGATAATTTCCTGTTTGGCGAGAGTCGGTTCTTTGACATGATCAGTCTGGTTTCAAATTTGTTGTCCAGTAATGTCCACCTGATGTAAGCACATGCTCCGTAAGCGTTGTCTGACCCGTCACTGAATATGATAAGAGTCGGCAGACCGAGTGTACCTGATGGTTTGAGGCATCTTGGAAATATAACTTGATCCATATTGCGCAGATCTTGGAAGAATTCCAGCCAGTTAATCCTTTGCTTCTCAGGGACAGGGTCGTCCCAGCCGAGTTTCTTTTCTGTTGCCCAAAGCTGGCGCATCAAAATCTTCGCTCTGACCGTAACGGGAGCTGCTAGACCAAGAGGGTCATACACGTGGTTTATCTGTGAGAGGATAATCCTCTTCGTTATTTCGCCAGTAGTTGGGTTTTCTTTGATGCGTCCTTTGGCTTTCGTCAGAGTTAAGTCTATTCCCACTTTAAACCGGAATTGATCCTTGTCTGTACTCCAAAGGACGCGGAGTACTTTCTCGGTTGATGAATTTTGCTGGTTGGGTTCTAAAGCCATTTCGTTTGCTGTTTTGTCATTCGAATAGAACCAACCCTTTATCTTGAATCCGCCCTTGACTAGGACTGCCTCAATCTCATTAGTTAGTTGCTTAGCTTGTGCGTTGCTAtgtacactgtctacaatgtcATCCATGTACGAGTTGGATATTACGGTATTCGCGGCTTGTGGATAATTCTCTTTTGATAGTTCTGCTGTCTTTCTCATGGCTACGGTCGCTATGGTACCCGAGGGTTTGTCTCCAAATGAAACTCTTTGTATAACGTTAGTATCCGGATCCCTGCTTGTGTTCATGTCGCGCCATAGAAAACGATGCGTGTGTTGCTCTATGATCTTGGTCTTCACGGTGTGATACATCTTTTTTACATCTCCAATGAATCCAATTTCGTGTTCTCTGAATCGCACAAGGATTCCTACAAGATTATTTAACAGATCGGGACCCTTTGCCCAGTACTCGTTAAGGACGTGTCCCATATAGTTCGCGCTGCTGTTAAAGGCGATCCTCACTGGAGTCGATTTCGAATCAGGCTTTAGAACATCGTGGTGGGAGATGTAGTGGATAGGGCCTTTATAATTCTCGAGCTCTTGCTTGCTTAGTTTTCTAGCTACTCCTCGTTCTACCATGTCCTCAACTTGATTTTGATAAACTCTGCTATGTTCGGGATTTCGCAATAATCTTCGCTCGGTGCTTAAGAGTCTTCCAAAGGCAGCTCTTTTGTTATCTGGCAGGTCGTGTGGGTTGCGAATCCAGGGATATTCAGCGATCCAGCATTTTTCCTGTTCGTTAAATTCAAGGCCTTTCTCGATGAGATGGAGCTCCCTTTCTTCTTCCAGAGTGTAGTCGCTGGTTCCAGGAGCGCATTTTCCGCATTTGCAGCCTCCGCAGCGCAGCGTGCAGCTAACACCTAATCTCTCGATATTGTAGAAGTCGTCAATTTTGACTGCTTTTAGGTGGTTTGCACATGCGTCGAATGCTGATTTGTGGTTCTTCTCCCGAATGGAAGGGTGTGTCCCGCCTATACATCGTCCAAAACGATTCTTCAATAACATTAGGTGTtcgacatttctttcttttaccGGGTGGAAGCCTGCGTAATCATACCCAATGAGGACGTCAACGGCGCCTTTCGGCCGAGTCACGTCGCCCCTTTGTATCTGGAGAGCGTCAAGTGCCTTATCCATGTTAACACTTTGAATGTCAGTGGTAATTTTGTCTATTTCGCAAACTTCCACAAGCGTCGTTTCGCCCTTGAGGTCAATGAGCGGCAATTTGTATTTTCTGGAACTTATCTTCTCTTCCTTCC
Encoded here:
- the LOC137968591 gene encoding uncharacterized protein, whose translation is MSTRAVHIDLVGDYSTEAFLLALRRFTSIRGYPAKLYSDNGPQLVAASEELQNMTKKWNLKELETFGVNKGLKWEFASADAPWQNGISEALIKSIRRAITTAIGQSVMTFPELQTVLYEVSNLVNERPIGRHPTSPEDGAYLCPNDILLGRSSTKVPNGPFNESADPRKRFYFIQNVVDAFWSRWTRDYFPSLLVCQKWHTCKRDVMVGDIVLIQDSNQIRGKWKLGRVIAANPGKDGKIRKVTIQYKNPAPNEKVGLYKGRGYSTIERPVQRLIVLVPFHDDEDSKDIK
- the LOC137968592 gene encoding uncharacterized protein gives rise to the protein MAEEAKNVCRVAKSRFTRKRNELLKSISSASNHELVENNYAQFLEAWNVLKTKHDLYAMLLSDDAELEAAETWINKVQEEFTEATKAKINFINHIADVQMRARAETEQRDKANKEREQMERFFDQAMIRRETARAIFETACQSASHTLSADKVEPSTSKKLQKQIDEAFAECRLANSALLDLSTRESAANEIKWLQATQATYNEMNAKLETHLVGEHERELQPQIKGEKSNHLQLEKIKMPRFEGELREYPSFKRDFQKQVMPHLTEDTLSYTLRSCLGKEPLAHVKSVDDDVYEMWKRLDEKYGDPAKVTDAIINEIRRVRSICEGDNKRFMELVEIIEDGYRDLKRLGLEAEITTTSSVSIIERKLPPDVRKEWAKLLSSDDSTVDKTNKFLSLLKFLLTQKRPIEYDGSDLCAQGPAITKAVVHYATADERHDSRSQRTYSKCIVHENSNHLTKDCRVYLDKTVSKRLSTLKEKGACFSCLRTGHRSRNCRSKRDCGVNECKKKHHPTLHEEDQTETPSASAISSACSHGGNETCILQLQQIKTSRGHANVLWDNASSISLITRDKAWEERLRGTPLEISLVKVGGKEEKISSRKYKLPLIDLKGETTLVEVCEIDKITTDIQSVNMDKALDALQIQRGDVTRPKGAVDVLIGYDYAGFHPVKERNVEHLMLLKNRFGRCIGGTHPSIREKNHKSAFDACANHLKAVKIDDFYNIERLGVSCTLRCGGCKCGKCAPGTSDYTLEEERELHLIEKGLEFNEQEKCWIAEYPWIRNPHDLPDNKRAAFGRLLSTERRLLRNPEHSRVYQNQVEDMVERGVARKLSKQELENYKGPIHYISHHDVLKPDSKSTPVRIAFNSSANYMGHVLNEYWAKGPDLLNNLVGILVRFREHEIGFIGDVKKMYHTVKTKIIEQHTHRFLWRDMNTSRDPDTNVIQRVSFGDKPSGTIATVAMRKTAELSKENYPQAANTVISNSYMDDIVDSVHSNAQAKQLTNEIEAVLVKGGFKIKGWFYSNDKTANEMALEPNQQNSSTEKVLRVLWSTDKDQFRFKVGIDLTLTKAKGRIKENPTTGEITKRIILSQINHVYDPLGLAAPVTVRAKILMRQLWATEKKLGWDDPVPEKQRINWLEFFQDLRNMDQVIFPRCLKPSGTLGLPTLIIFSDGSDNAYGACAYIRWTLLDNKFETRLIMSKNRLSPNRKLSIDRIELCAAVLSKRLKNFLDKESRYKFAKYYHIVDSQIVHGMIQKESYGYNTFAATRIGEIQEGTNPQDWYWVESDKNIADWITRGKRPSDIKSESDWQKGPRFLQLPESEWPISKVVHHPELPMKTALTTLAAEQDSLARRIDINRHSSYNKLLRVTARVLAMYAREPVSLKNATKTLTPDDISKAERFWIIDAQRKMLTNVKKSKYKRLCPKRREDGVIVVGHRTGKWVHLSYDKREVILIPREHRFSKLYAEHIHRKGHHGVSTTVSKIRLRFWIPQIHNIVKSIRYNCVTCKKLDENLNKQVMGQLPEERLMPSPPWHSTAIDLFGPFKIRDQVKKRCVMGYCSTV